In Dasypus novemcinctus isolate mDasNov1 chromosome 10, mDasNov1.1.hap2, whole genome shotgun sequence, one DNA window encodes the following:
- the UNC93B1 gene encoding protein unc-93 homolog B1 isoform X2: protein MQLILHYDETYREVKYGNMGLPDIDSKMLIGINVTPAAALLYTPVLIRFFGTKWMMFLATGIYALFVSTNYWERYYTLVPSAIALGVAIVPLWASMGNYITRMAQKYYEYSHYKEQDEQAPKQRPPRGSHAPYLLVFQVIFYSFFHLSFACAQLPMVYFLNYYLYDLNHTLSNVRSCGTNSHGILTGFNKTVLRTLPRSRNLIVVESVLMAVAFLAMLLVLGLCGAAYRPTEEIDLRSVGWGNIFQLPFKHVRDFRLRHLVPFFIYSGFEVLFACTGLALGYGVCSVGLERLAYLLVAYGLGASAASLLGLMGLWLPRHVPLVAGAGLHLVLTVSLFFWAPKPRVLQHTWVLYTVTALWGVGSALNKIGLSTLLGILYEDKERQDFIFTIYHWWQAVAIFAVYVGSSLPMKVKLGVLLVTLVAAAALYLWMEHKLQQGVCPRLPRIPRPQHKVRGYRYLEEDNSDESDAEGGDGGGGGGRGDGAEEEAPPAGPAVGAEPAGPHRRPCPYEQAQEGDGPEQ from the exons ATGCAGCTGATCCTGCACTACGACGAGACCTACCGGGAGGTGAAGTACGGCAACATGGGGCTGCCCGACATCGACAGCAAGATGCTCATAGGCATCAACGTGACGCCCGCCGCCGCGCTGCTCTACACGCCGGTGCTCATCAG GTTTTTTGGCACCAAGTGGATGATGTTCTTGGCCACGGGCATCTATGCCCTCTTTGTCTCCACCAACTACTGGGAGCGCTACTACACACTCGTGCCCTCTGCCATCGCCTTGGGCGTGGCCATTGTGCCTCTTTGGGCCTCCATGGGCAACTACATCACCAG GATGGCTCAGAAGTACTATGAGTACTCCCACTACAAGGAGCAGGATGAGCAGGCGCCAAAGCAGCGCCCGCCACGGGGCTCCCACGCGCCCTATCTCCTGGTCTTCCAAGTCATCTTCTATAGCTTCTTCCAT ctgagcttcgCCTGCGCCCAGCTGCCCATGGTCTACTTCCTGAACTACTACCTGTATGATCTGAACCACACGCTGTCCAACGTGCGGTCCTGCG gcacCAACAGCCACGGCATCCTCACCGGCTTCAACAAGACGGTTCTGCGGACGCTGCCGCGGAGCCGCAACCTCATCGTGGTGGAGAGCGTGCTCATGGCCGTGGCCTTCCTGGCCATGCTGCTG GTGCTGGGCTTGTGCGGCGCCGCGTACCGGCCCACGGAGGAGATCGACCTGCGCAGCGTGGGCTGGGGGAACATCTTCCAGCTGCCCTTCAAGCACGTGCGCGACTTCCGCCTGCGCCACCTCGTGCCCTTCTTCATCTACAGCGGCTTCGAGGTGCTCTTTGCCTGCACTGGCCTTGCCCTG GGTTACGGCGTGTGCTCCGTGGGCCTGGAACGTCTGGCTTACCTCCTCGTGGCTTACGGCTTGGGGGCGTCGGCCGCCTCACTCCTGGGCCTGATGGGGCTGTGGCTGCCGCGACACGTGCCCCTGGTGGCTGGGGCCGGGCTCCACCTGGTGCTCACTGTCAGCCTCTTTTTCTGGGCGCCCAAGCCTCGGGTCCTGCAACACACCTGGGTCCTGTACACGGTAACTGCCCTCTGGGGTGTGGGCAGCGCCCTCAACAAGATCGGGCTCAGCA CGCTCCTGGGAATCCTGTACGAGGACAAGGAGAGGCAGGACTTCATTTTCACCATCTACCACTGGTGGCAGGCCGTGGCCATCTTCGCCGTGTACGTGGGCTCGAGCCTGCCCATGAAG GTGAAGCTCGGGGTGCTGCTGGTGACCCTGGTGGCGGCCGCCGCCTTGTACCTGTGGATGGAGCATAAACTGCAGCAGGGGGTGTGCCCGCGCCTGCCCCGCATCCCGCGGCCCCAGCACAAGGTGCGCGGCTACCGCTACCTGGAGGAGGACAACTCGGATGAGAGCGACGCGGAGGGCGGGgacggcggcgggggcggcggccggggggACGGCGCGGAGGAGGAGGCGCCGCCTGCGGGGCCTGCGGTCGGCGCCGAGCCTGCCGGCCCCCACCGCCGGCCCTGTCCCTACGAACAGGCGCAGGAAGGCGACGGGCCCGAGCAGTGA
- the UNC93B1 gene encoding protein unc-93 homolog B1 isoform X1: MDAEPPLYPVAGAAGPQGDQHRLGLPDGPEAPLDELVGAYPNYDEEEEERRYYRRKRLCVLKNVVAASAGGMLTYAVYLGLLQMQLILHYDETYREVKYGNMGLPDIDSKMLIGINVTPAAALLYTPVLIRFFGTKWMMFLATGIYALFVSTNYWERYYTLVPSAIALGVAIVPLWASMGNYITRMAQKYYEYSHYKEQDEQAPKQRPPRGSHAPYLLVFQVIFYSFFHLSFACAQLPMVYFLNYYLYDLNHTLSNVRSCGTNSHGILTGFNKTVLRTLPRSRNLIVVESVLMAVAFLAMLLVLGLCGAAYRPTEEIDLRSVGWGNIFQLPFKHVRDFRLRHLVPFFIYSGFEVLFACTGLALGYGVCSVGLERLAYLLVAYGLGASAASLLGLMGLWLPRHVPLVAGAGLHLVLTVSLFFWAPKPRVLQHTWVLYTVTALWGVGSALNKIGLSTLLGILYEDKERQDFIFTIYHWWQAVAIFAVYVGSSLPMKVKLGVLLVTLVAAAALYLWMEHKLQQGVCPRLPRIPRPQHKVRGYRYLEEDNSDESDAEGGDGGGGGGRGDGAEEEAPPAGPAVGAEPAGPHRRPCPYEQAQEGDGPEQ; the protein is encoded by the exons ATGGACGCAGAGCCGCCGCTCTACCCCGTGGCGGGGGCCGCGGGCCCACAGGGTGACCAGCACCGGCTCGGGCTGCCCGACGGGCCCGAAGCCCCG CTGGACGAGCTGGTGGGCGCGTACCCCAACTAcgacgaggaggaggaggagcgccGCTACTACCGCCGCAAGCGCCTCTGCGTGCTCAAGAACGTGGTGGCGGCCAGCGCGGGCGGCATGCTCACCTACGCCGTCTACCTGG GCCTCCTGCAGATGCAGCTGATCCTGCACTACGACGAGACCTACCGGGAGGTGAAGTACGGCAACATGGGGCTGCCCGACATCGACAGCAAGATGCTCATAGGCATCAACGTGACGCCCGCCGCCGCGCTGCTCTACACGCCGGTGCTCATCAG GTTTTTTGGCACCAAGTGGATGATGTTCTTGGCCACGGGCATCTATGCCCTCTTTGTCTCCACCAACTACTGGGAGCGCTACTACACACTCGTGCCCTCTGCCATCGCCTTGGGCGTGGCCATTGTGCCTCTTTGGGCCTCCATGGGCAACTACATCACCAG GATGGCTCAGAAGTACTATGAGTACTCCCACTACAAGGAGCAGGATGAGCAGGCGCCAAAGCAGCGCCCGCCACGGGGCTCCCACGCGCCCTATCTCCTGGTCTTCCAAGTCATCTTCTATAGCTTCTTCCAT ctgagcttcgCCTGCGCCCAGCTGCCCATGGTCTACTTCCTGAACTACTACCTGTATGATCTGAACCACACGCTGTCCAACGTGCGGTCCTGCG gcacCAACAGCCACGGCATCCTCACCGGCTTCAACAAGACGGTTCTGCGGACGCTGCCGCGGAGCCGCAACCTCATCGTGGTGGAGAGCGTGCTCATGGCCGTGGCCTTCCTGGCCATGCTGCTG GTGCTGGGCTTGTGCGGCGCCGCGTACCGGCCCACGGAGGAGATCGACCTGCGCAGCGTGGGCTGGGGGAACATCTTCCAGCTGCCCTTCAAGCACGTGCGCGACTTCCGCCTGCGCCACCTCGTGCCCTTCTTCATCTACAGCGGCTTCGAGGTGCTCTTTGCCTGCACTGGCCTTGCCCTG GGTTACGGCGTGTGCTCCGTGGGCCTGGAACGTCTGGCTTACCTCCTCGTGGCTTACGGCTTGGGGGCGTCGGCCGCCTCACTCCTGGGCCTGATGGGGCTGTGGCTGCCGCGACACGTGCCCCTGGTGGCTGGGGCCGGGCTCCACCTGGTGCTCACTGTCAGCCTCTTTTTCTGGGCGCCCAAGCCTCGGGTCCTGCAACACACCTGGGTCCTGTACACGGTAACTGCCCTCTGGGGTGTGGGCAGCGCCCTCAACAAGATCGGGCTCAGCA CGCTCCTGGGAATCCTGTACGAGGACAAGGAGAGGCAGGACTTCATTTTCACCATCTACCACTGGTGGCAGGCCGTGGCCATCTTCGCCGTGTACGTGGGCTCGAGCCTGCCCATGAAG GTGAAGCTCGGGGTGCTGCTGGTGACCCTGGTGGCGGCCGCCGCCTTGTACCTGTGGATGGAGCATAAACTGCAGCAGGGGGTGTGCCCGCGCCTGCCCCGCATCCCGCGGCCCCAGCACAAGGTGCGCGGCTACCGCTACCTGGAGGAGGACAACTCGGATGAGAGCGACGCGGAGGGCGGGgacggcggcgggggcggcggccggggggACGGCGCGGAGGAGGAGGCGCCGCCTGCGGGGCCTGCGGTCGGCGCCGAGCCTGCCGGCCCCCACCGCCGGCCCTGTCCCTACGAACAGGCGCAGGAAGGCGACGGGCCCGAGCAGTGA